Proteins from one Bacteroidia bacterium genomic window:
- a CDS encoding GtrA family protein translates to MRNVFEIIGGWIRTIIDFFYPPFRKYTTLQFFRYGITGAGNLVFDWILYFLIYTFVLQHQMLNLGFITLSSHIATFCIKFPIVLFSGFLLQKYVTFNDSDLRGHVQLFRYFVVFLINLLINYAGLKLLVDGFNFYPTISNMIVSIVTVFVSYFSQKKYTFKVV, encoded by the coding sequence GTGAGAAATGTTTTTGAAATAATTGGTGGCTGGATTCGCACTATTATTGATTTCTTTTATCCCCCTTTTCGAAAATATACAACTTTACAATTTTTCAGATATGGAATTACCGGTGCAGGAAACCTTGTATTTGACTGGATTCTGTATTTTCTGATTTACACATTTGTTTTACAGCATCAGATGCTTAATTTAGGCTTCATAACATTAAGCTCACATATTGCAACTTTTTGTATCAAATTTCCTATAGTACTTTTTTCAGGTTTTTTGTTACAAAAATATGTTACTTTCAACGATTCCGATTTACGCGGACATGTTCAGCTATTCCGTTATTTTGTTGTGTTTTTAATTAATCTTTTGATAAATTATGCAGGATTAAAATTATTGGTTGATGGCTTTAACTTTTATCCTACCATTTCTAACATGATAGTTTCTATAGTTACTGTTTTTGTAAGCTATTTTTCGCAAAAGAAATATACTTTTAAGGTTGTATAG
- a CDS encoding helix-turn-helix domain-containing protein: MADNSIKNPIQLKFFEKLKQSVSQNISVANEIADVLEISQDGAYRRMRGESILSMDEMIKLCKYFKISPDVSTIEDETSATFHFQRMIHDENGYEEYLKNILSDLQKIDNSNPKHIIYAAGDLPIFIQFISPEYSAFKAFFWQKAMLNIPSMDGKKYSNNNIKPEISELCKKISDTYIRIPSTEIWHFDTIHSNIKLIEFAWESGMFLTIEDALIVCEQLSDMLLLIEKQAEKSSKFSNEERWSLNEGNFTLYQSDFVLTNNHIFVSAGNTKTLYLTHNTFNSILTTNTVFCNETEEWLKNLIRKSTQISGVGEKQRHKFFKNAQEKIENLVMKIKE; encoded by the coding sequence ATGGCTGATAATTCGATTAAAAACCCAATTCAGTTAAAATTCTTTGAAAAACTTAAGCAATCGGTTTCTCAAAACATTTCTGTTGCCAATGAAATTGCAGATGTGCTTGAGATTAGTCAGGATGGGGCATACAGAAGAATGCGCGGAGAAAGTATTTTAAGTATGGACGAGATGATAAAACTATGCAAATACTTTAAAATATCTCCCGATGTTTCAACAATAGAGGACGAAACATCTGCTACATTTCATTTTCAAAGAATGATTCACGATGAGAACGGTTATGAAGAATATCTTAAAAATATACTTAGCGATCTTCAAAAGATAGATAATTCAAACCCAAAACATATTATTTATGCAGCAGGAGATTTACCTATATTTATTCAGTTTATTTCTCCGGAATATTCTGCATTTAAAGCATTCTTCTGGCAAAAAGCAATGTTAAATATTCCATCAATGGATGGGAAAAAATACAGCAATAATAACATTAAACCAGAAATATCAGAATTATGCAAAAAAATATCTGATACTTACATTCGTATTCCCTCTACAGAGATATGGCATTTCGACACAATACACAGTAACATAAAACTTATTGAATTTGCCTGGGAATCGGGAATGTTCTTAACAATTGAGGATGCATTAATTGTATGCGAACAACTTTCTGACATGCTTTTGCTTATTGAAAAACAAGCAGAAAAAAGTTCTAAATTCAGTAACGAAGAGCGTTGGTCTTTAAATGAAGGAAACTTTACATTATATCAGAGTGATTTTGTGCTAACAAATAATCATATATTTGTTTCTGCCGGAAACACAAAAACTCTTTATCTTACACACAATACTTTTAACTCTATTTTAACAACAAACACAGTATTTTGCAACGAAACCGAAGAATGGCTTAAAAACCTTATCAGAAAATCGACTCAGATAAGCGGGGTAGGAGAAAAGCAACGCCATAAGTTTTTTAAAAATGCTCAGGAAAAAATTGAGAACCTTGTTATGAAGATAAAAGAGTAA
- a CDS encoding DUF1566 domain-containing protein, whose protein sequence is MKKLYMYIVFTVTIFSINTVKAQVVDGITYQAVAIDENGKEIAGMDVNGNILSDKIINIRFTILQEEVSGILVYQETHTANTDQNGLFTVVIGHGVLTGLSPDTSLLNIDWGSYKHFLKVEIDIKGNSEYKLVGIQQMLAVPYAFHSLQSDTAVFSYSSNHANYADTATFAYNAQSAATANTATTALTANFAQTAATSNFSDSSSFAFNSQTATTSIYSDTANYAYNLINPQTNDTAQVANSLSGHYVGELFGGGIVFWVDHSRQHGLIASLADLSAGMPWSNIINVSIGSTAESTWDGQSNTQAIISQAGHTNSGALLCTQYIFGGFSDWYLPSVFELRQLLVNAFHITFILENDGDNYSTGLPIPNDAWYMSSTERFNNCCSINIDMGSGYVGDKDINYRVRAVRKF, encoded by the coding sequence ATGAAAAAGTTATATATGTATATTGTTTTTACAGTAACAATATTTTCAATAAATACTGTTAAAGCACAGGTTGTTGATGGCATAACATATCAGGCTGTTGCTATTGACGAAAATGGAAAAGAAATTGCCGGAATGGATGTAAATGGAAATATTTTATCAGACAAAATCATAAATATCCGGTTTACAATTTTACAGGAAGAAGTGTCAGGAATACTCGTTTATCAAGAAACACATACAGCAAACACAGATCAGAATGGATTATTTACCGTTGTTATTGGACACGGTGTTTTAACTGGTTTAAGTCCTGACACAAGTCTCTTAAATATTGATTGGGGTAGTTATAAACACTTTTTAAAAGTAGAAATTGATATAAAAGGTAATAGTGAATATAAATTAGTCGGTATTCAACAAATGTTGGCTGTTCCTTATGCATTTCATTCATTACAGTCTGACACTGCAGTGTTCTCATATTCTTCAAATCATGCTAACTATGCAGACACTGCAACATTTGCGTATAATGCACAATCGGCAGCAACAGCTAATACTGCTACTACTGCTTTGACTGCAAATTTTGCCCAAACTGCTGCAACTTCTAATTTTTCTGATTCTTCATCATTCGCATTTAATTCTCAAACAGCTACAACTTCTATTTATTCCGACACCGCTAATTATGCGTACAATTTAATCAATCCCCAAACAAATGACACGGCACAGGTTGCTAATTCATTAAGCGGTCATTATGTTGGCGAATTATTTGGAGGTGGTATTGTATTTTGGGTTGACCATTCTCGTCAACATGGTTTAATTGCAAGCCTTGCAGATTTAAGTGCAGGTATGCCATGGAGCAACATTATTAATGTTTCAATTGGATCAACAGCTGAAAGTACTTGGGATGGTCAATCAAATACACAAGCAATAATATCACAAGCAGGTCATACAAATAGTGGTGCATTATTATGTACACAGTATATATTTGGAGGTTTTTCTGATTGGTATCTACCATCAGTTTTTGAATTAAGACAATTATTAGTTAATGCTTTTCATATTACATTTATACTAGAGAATGATGGTGATAATTATTCAACAGGGTTGCCAATACCAAACGATGCATGGTATATGAGTTCAACAGAAAGATTTAATAATTGTTGTAGCATTAATATAGATATGGGATCAGGTTATGTAGGTGATAAAGATATCAATTATCGTGTTCGAGCAGTACGAAAATTTTAA
- a CDS encoding outer membrane beta-barrel protein, with protein sequence MKNLLTSFLICLIVTIGYAQDNFSLHFAQTYSKFKFLDSEGNKDDNITSAINYSYGLNYSKIFSSNIFARIELGYKNLGANSILNNQKLDWSLHYTDLNLGGGYIVNKGKLKPFIGASFYFSYLFKAEQSIGLSYYNMLKMDAIKNTDYGLNVYAGLLYSFTESASVLFELRNSTGMNQLEQNSEPNQSQKLYNRALSLHFGLVFSINKK encoded by the coding sequence ATGAAAAATTTATTGACTTCATTTTTAATTTGTCTTATTGTAACCATAGGTTATGCTCAAGACAATTTTTCACTTCATTTCGCTCAGACATATTCTAAGTTCAAGTTTTTAGATTCTGAAGGGAATAAAGATGATAATATAACATCAGCCATTAATTATTCATATGGTTTGAATTATAGTAAAATATTTTCATCAAATATTTTTGCCAGAATTGAACTTGGTTATAAAAACCTTGGTGCAAATTCAATTCTGAATAATCAAAAACTTGATTGGTCTTTACATTATACCGACCTTAATCTTGGTGGTGGTTACATAGTAAACAAAGGTAAGCTTAAGCCATTTATCGGAGCTTCATTTTATTTTTCATATTTGTTCAAAGCAGAACAATCAATTGGTTTGAGCTACTATAATATGCTTAAAATGGATGCTATAAAAAATACTGATTATGGTTTGAATGTGTATGCAGGTTTATTGTATTCTTTTACCGAATCGGCATCCGTATTGTTTGAACTTAGAAATTCAACCGGCATGAATCAATTGGAGCAAAATTCAGAACCAAATCAAAGTCAAAAATTGTATAACAGAGCATTATCATTGCATTTTGGACTTGTTTTTTCGATAAATAAAAAATAA
- a CDS encoding T9SS type A sorting domain-containing protein, translating to MTFKNLTLLLIGIILINTLNAQNIIRQSLSSLGSNNMFDGILLRQTIGQPSNTTCFSSENNTIRQGFQQPVNNINAKIYSNKKIELSLYPNPINDYFQIKIVGDDISYSILVTDILGNTISTLNIAGNNESKIKCDNWGTGIYFINIYSNNNLQITKKIVKI from the coding sequence ATGACTTTTAAAAACTTGACTTTGTTATTGATTGGAATAATTTTAATCAATACATTAAATGCTCAAAATATAATCAGACAGTCTTTAAGCAGTTTGGGTTCTAACAATATGTTTGATGGTATACTTCTTCGACAAACAATTGGACAACCTTCAAACACAACATGTTTTTCATCCGAAAATAATACTATACGACAAGGATTTCAACAACCTGTGAATAATATTAATGCAAAAATCTACTCGAATAAGAAAATTGAATTGTCCTTATACCCTAACCCAATTAATGATTATTTTCAGATAAAAATTGTAGGTGATGACATTTCATATTCAATATTGGTAACAGACATTTTAGGTAACACAATTTCAACTCTGAATATTGCAGGAAACAATGAAAGCAAAATAAAATGTGACAATTGGGGTACAGGAATATATTTTATAAATATTTATTCTAATAACAACTTACAAATAACAAAGAAAATTGTTAAAATCTAA
- a CDS encoding DUF4256 domain-containing protein: MMKIENKKILLPEQYEELLKVLKVRFEKNMNRHKSIEWNKLKAKLEACISGSQNSIEKIWSLNEMERTGGEPDVIAYDNNTGEYIFYDCSPESPKDRRSICYDREALESRKEHKPANNAIDMAAKMGIEILTEQQYRDLQKFGKFDTKTSSWVKTPDEIRKLGGALFCDCRYNHVFVYHNGADSYYAVRGFRGLQRIL; the protein is encoded by the coding sequence ATCATGAAAATTGAAAATAAAAAAATATTGTTACCAGAACAATATGAAGAACTATTAAAAGTTTTAAAAGTTCGTTTTGAAAAAAACATGAACCGACATAAGAGTATTGAATGGAATAAACTAAAAGCAAAACTAGAAGCCTGCATATCCGGAAGTCAAAATAGTATTGAAAAAATCTGGAGTCTGAATGAAATGGAAAGAACTGGTGGTGAACCGGATGTTATAGCTTATGATAACAATACCGGCGAATATATCTTTTATGATTGTTCACCAGAAAGCCCTAAGGATCGCAGAAGCATTTGTTACGACCGGGAAGCACTTGAATCAAGGAAAGAGCATAAACCAGCAAATAATGCTATTGATATGGCTGCAAAAATGGGTATTGAAATCTTAACTGAACAACAATACAGGGATTTGCAGAAGTTTGGCAAGTTTGATACAAAAACTTCTAGTTGGGTAAAGACACCTGATGAAATCAGAAAACTTGGTGGTGCACTTTTTTGTGATTGTCGTTACAATCATGTTTTTGTCTATCATAATGGTGCTGATTCATATTATGCAGTCAGGGGATTTCGCGGTTTGCAAAGAATATTATAA
- a CDS encoding T9SS type A sorting domain-containing protein, giving the protein MKIIFSILFFLFLFIVKISYAICYESKEKSPIVLTLSLERDSLCPGDSTFINALISGGDGGPYLLYNDSGEIINNPYLVHPDYSNVITITAKDYSGNQISKSIYIHIMPFPPTCVIADHLTGCVPLKIDFIEINPDQNDKYFWNFGDSIVSNDTSTLKNPDYTFCNDGIFSVWLTKTSKFGCSTSVIYIDLITAYPKPEANFSLSPSISKVNDSIQFYDLSTLSSNVIWIFDDGDSTNTKNPIHFFTNEGNYNIKLIAVSNMGCMDTMLVNKTIYLAGTFLVKVFPNPFHDFIKIETLTDLFVEIFDSGGKLIKNLSINESQSIIDLSNLSVGVYMIRFKDGDSILETKLIKL; this is encoded by the coding sequence ATGAAAATTATTTTTTCGATTTTATTTTTTCTATTTTTATTTATTGTAAAAATCTCTTATGCTATTTGTTACGAATCAAAAGAGAAATCTCCTATTGTTTTAACATTAAGTCTTGAAAGAGATTCATTATGCCCTGGTGATTCGACATTTATTAATGCTTTAATTTCAGGTGGTGATGGTGGTCCATATTTGCTTTATAATGATTCAGGTGAAATAATTAATAATCCTTATTTAGTTCATCCCGATTACTCTAATGTTATTACAATAACTGCAAAAGATTATTCAGGTAATCAAATCTCAAAATCAATTTATATCCACATAATGCCATTTCCTCCAACTTGTGTTATTGCAGACCATTTAACAGGATGTGTACCACTTAAAATAGATTTTATAGAAATCAATCCGGATCAAAATGATAAATATTTTTGGAATTTTGGCGATTCAATAGTTTCGAATGACACTTCAACGTTAAAAAATCCTGACTATACATTTTGCAATGATGGTATATTTTCTGTTTGGCTTACTAAAACTTCTAAATTTGGTTGTTCTACATCTGTAATTTATATTGACTTAATAACTGCCTATCCTAAACCGGAAGCTAATTTTAGCTTATCTCCTTCTATTTCTAAAGTAAATGATAGTATACAATTTTACGATCTGTCAACTTTAAGTAGTAATGTTATATGGATTTTTGATGATGGTGATTCTACTAATACTAAAAATCCTATTCATTTTTTTACTAATGAAGGCAATTATAATATTAAACTAATAGCAGTTTCAAACATGGGATGCATGGATACCATGTTAGTAAATAAAACAATATATTTAGCAGGCACATTTTTGGTTAAGGTTTTCCCAAATCCTTTTCATGATTTTATTAAAATTGAAACATTGACCGATTTATTTGTTGAAATTTTTGATTCTGGTGGCAAGTTGATAAAAAATCTAAGTATTAACGAATCACAATCTATTATTGATTTAAGTAATTTATCTGTTGGAGTATATATGATACGTTTTAAAGATGGTGATAGTATTTTAGAAACAAAATTGATCAAATTATAA